Within Trichoderma atroviride chromosome 2, complete sequence, the genomic segment TCGCTGAAGCTATAATAGAAGTAAGCGAGAACTGTTGAGCGCTTTGATgtatatttttctttgagATAGCCGATAACCGAAGAGCTTAGAACGGATTTCCCAGAGCCGGCTATAGCCGGGTTAGTTTCGCCTCTGAGTAGATGGAGGTTGTATGCAGAAGCAGAATTGTTCGCTTACCTTTCCCATGAAGCCAAAGTAAGGAGCAAGCAGTTCTTTCCCACCTCCTAAACTCTTCACTATGCTTGACAAGCCATTCATTGGTGCCAGCTTCATACCTTTCGCGTGCAGTGTTGTACAATGACGAGTGATCAATATTACAGAGCCACGCCAATAGTTCCTCgcgctctttttttgattcTGCACTCTCAGTTGCCAAACGTTCCTCGAGATTCTGCATATCACGCCAAAGCCCTTCGATTGCGGTAAAGCTTTTCTCTCGTTCGCGAACGTCGTTAACTAATTGATCCCAGCCATTCCAGTTGACAGCATCAAGGGTGTGGCGAAGGGCTGACGTATTTGAGTAGTAACAGCAGCTTTTAGCCTGAAATTTCAAGATTTGCCTATAGAGTCGCTCCAAGGCAGCTTTATATTCGTGATGCGATTGCTGAAAGTCCTCGTGGTTCCCAATTTGTAACTCATAGCGCTTGTTGTAAAGTTCCTCTCTCATCTGACTCTGCGCGATAAGAGACGAGATGTATGCTAACCCTTCTGCCAAGGCAATACTTTGAGCTGAAATGTTCATAAATAACTTGTACAATAAATTAGTAATGGCCCCTGTTCGATCTCGCATGACAGTAACTCACCGGTAGCAAAAAGCTAACACCGGCCCAAGCTATTGAAGCAGGCGGGCTGGCGCTCACAGCTTGGCTGATGAAGCTATTGGCGGAGTTGACAACATTCAAAAGAAGCTTTGAAACATCTTCAACTGTGACTTTGGAGCTGCCGAACTTGAGCTTGTTTTTATTGACGTTGTCCATTTTGCTCTGAAGTATCGCCCACATCCGTTCTTGTATATTCACTTTCGATTGAAGGTTATCGCTTAAACCGGCGACGACGCTGCCTTGTAACTTATTCTCATATTCCTCAATAAGTGCGGCGTCTTCCTGTCGCAGTGTTTCGTATGCCACATTCCAGAGCTGTCGGATAGGAACATTTTCCAATTTGGGCGATATAACCTGGACTTGGGGGTCCTCGGAACGTTTGAGGGGGGGCGCTGATGCTTGTTTGATCGATGATCGAGTCATTGGTGTTATGAGATGTGCTGGAATGTGCTCCTTCTTGGTTACTTTGACTTGTTTGGGCATCAGCATAAATCACCACGCCAGGCTGTTTTGTCGGCAGAGGACGCGactgcctttttttccgtTTTCCGAAACAGTTTTTGATCCCCATTGCTGTCTTTGTTGTTGGGTGTGAAGATGCTCCTAAAAGCCTCCGAATTGTTGATTGTTGattgagaagaggaggagtAGGACGGTTGGAGCCTGATGATGTCTGAGATCAGGCACCTATTTCACCGCGGCAGACGGACGATAGGGGCCACAACCGCAATGCTCATTAGATGCCTTCTGAGGCTGTGCAAATTGTATCACCAACTTACGTGTAACCAGTCGGCGGAAACAGGGAATTATCAACCAATAAACACACATTTCTAAACTTTACATGCTACCTATAGTAGCACTACATATAGTATCCTATCTAGCTGTTGCAATGAATAACGGGCCCCGATCTAGTGAACGAGGTAGGACTGCTTATACGGGATTTTACTTGATTCCGACAATAGCTGGTGTAAGTATAGCATAAATAAATCCGAATGGTTGCTTTTCTTACACGTTAATATTAGCTCTCTGTAAGTGTATTTTGTTTCGTCGCTTTTTCTAGATTATATgtaaagtacatgtatcgcAGTGATATTTTATAACTTGCCTTTTGGTTGTGGTTTATATTGTAAAGGAGTCTAACTGCCTTTGCAGTTAGTGCATTTTTGTTGGTGCGAGTCAGGATGAAGTCGGACAAGGTCTTATCTTGTACTTCCATACTACCAGCCGAGCCACAATTTTCTGCTCATCTTATCACTATTGAATTCATATGGGACGCCTCAGCCGTGGATGTTTGCGCTGCCGGCAGCGTCGCGTCCGCTGCGATGAGGGGCGGCCGTCTTGCCAGCGCTGCATCCGCCGCAACGAGGTTTGTGAGGGATACCGCGATGAATCGTCGCTCATATTCCGCCACGAGACGGACAAAGTGATTGAAGTCTCGCGCGCAATGCAAATCGTGGGTCCACCAAACTACACGGATTCCTCGCATTCTTCCTCGCGGAAGCGAAGCCTGTCTGTCAATGCGAGCTCGGCTTCTCGACAGTCGTCTTCCTTCTCATCGTCACTGGCCCCGGAGGAGGCTTCGGGCATCACGATGCGCAATCCCCAGCCGTGGCTGAAAGGGCCGCCGGCAAAATTTCAGCCGCCTCTGGAAGAACAGGCCGTAGATCAGTTCATAGATAGATATGTGCTGTACCCCTGCAATCAGACGTCTTCTCCCGGCTTCCTAGAGCATTTGCCTTCCATGTTCAAAGAAGTCAACGTCGAGGGTCGCTACGCGCTTCGCTGGGCTGTGCAGGCGGCAGCATATGCAGACGCCGTCTCATCAAACCAAAAAAGTAAAGCGCTTGCAAGCAAGGCTCTGCAATGCTATGGCATGGCACTCAAGGCTCTGGGGGAGTCGCTCTCTACGCCAGGCAAAGAGCCGGATGATTATGATCTAATGGCCGTGGTCGTGCTGGATATTTTCGAGGTAGACATATGCACATGTTGTGAGATACACATGTAGTTCCAGTCTTTGCTGATGTTTTCAGACATTATATACTCCCAACGAGGTCAGTAAAGGATCTCACGTCCAGGGAATGGCGCAACTGCTTCGTTTACGCGGCAGAGATTTGGTCTACGACCCCCGCGGCTGGAGCCTATTTCGACTTGCACACCACCGAATTGTAAGGACTCAATATGCATTTTCCATTGACCTTTGCCCACTAACAGCGCGAAGCAAAAACATCGATTAGCGTATCCTATCTCGCAAGTCTCCGAAACATCAAACTTGCTCAACGAGTTGAATAACAACGAGCCCTCGGTCCGCCTCGAGAAGAATACCAATAACATCCTTGAGACATGCAAGCGGGCGCGGACCTTGCTAGACCTTGTCACTGCAGGTGGGATACCGGCATCGACCATTGTCGACATGATCAAAGAGCTGCATTCGTCGGACCTAGAAGCAGTCAGTTGGCGTCAGACGTCACAGTGGTCTTTTACCAGCATAGCCGTCTCGGAACGACCAGAtctctcttcagcagcacatGGCATCACGGAGACTATTCAGCTGCATCCAGATGTATGGATGGCCTACGAGTGGAACTACCACAGGACAGCGCGCATAATCTTTCTACAGCAACTGCTGCAATGCTCCAAAGCCGCCCTGGAAGCCCCAGATCTCAAAGAGGTCGATAGGCAGATGCTGAATAATACCATCGCAGAGTGCATCTCAACGATTCAATGGCTAGCCGACGAGTTCCTCGCTACCGTCCCTCAGTCCCTCGGGGATGTTAATCATATGGGTTGGCTCCATGACAGCAACGACGGCCCGCCTCGCTGCCGCGCCATCGGCGGATATCTGCTTCTATGGCCAACCCGCACCGTCAAGGCGCAAACGTCTGCGACGAGCGTAGATCAAAAAGCGCGAGCACAGAGGGTGTATGAAAAGATTCGTGAATGTACTGGAATGAAGGATCTTCTAGGTGACAAGAGTATCATCTGATGTACCAAGCTCAACTCTATCTAAATATGAAAGTGCGCATGCCCAGCTAGGTACAAAGGATAAGATCAACATCAATGTGTGGCCCGATATGCAACGATCCTTGACGTCTCATCTCTTGACGGCAACTTCATCCAGCTCTGTCCCATCCACCAACTTGATCTTCTCTGCACTCAGCGTTACAAAGCAAATCCGGCATATCTCATCTGTCCTGTTTATCCACTGGTGATTTACACCCCCTTGAATGAGAAACTCTCCCGCTTTGACAGTTCTCTCCTCCCCGCTTTCGAGCTTCATGACGATCTCGCCGCTAATCACGACGCCATAGTCCAGACTCAGCGTCCGGTGCATCGGCACGGTGAAGTGAGGCGCGATGTTGCTGATGCAGAATATGGCGCCGTTGGGCGGGCAGCGTGGGATCGTGTTTGGGTGGTTTTGTGCAGGCTCCGTGTTGTTGACGGGCACGGCGTTGCGCACGTCAAAGACGGCAAAGGACGAACCCGCCGGTCCCATGGGGTGAAATAAGGGGACTTCACTATCGGAACCAAAAATGGCGGTTCCTGCTGCGTCGTGTGTCGTGGTAACTATGCGAGGGTTGGAGCTGGGAGATGACATGGCGAAGATGGTGGAAGTGCTTGAAGGGGTTTACAATGAGGGCACTTGGATCAACTCTGGCTACGTTGGCCTGTGGTTGGGCAGACTTGAGATATGAGAGAGCAACAAGCTTAGATATTTCAGCAGTTGACTTTCTTAGCGTTCCTTGAGCTGAAAGTAGAAATATAATATGTAGAGACCAATAGTATCGCAGGAATCAAGACTGAGAGTGAGTAGCGGCTGGTTTGCTGGATTGGCAGAGGGAACTGGGGCTGAGCCAAAATCATCTTTTCCTGTCGGAAATTCAGCTCACTTATATAGACGAGATATGTCTCCATCACGCAAATCCAACATTTTTTCCAATCTACCAAAAGGAATAAACCTCAAAAGCAAAGCGCGCCATCATGTTCGCAGTACTCTCTGGATACGGAAACTTGGGCGAGGAGCTCGCGCCGCTAACCGCAGACGGAAAGTTGGACGATGGATGGGTCAAGGATGCATCGCGTGTCAGATGACGTTGACAGATTGTGCCGCTTTTCGTAGGCTACTTAGCATAGCCCTACATATCAGAGGCATAATTtacaatgaaaagaagagtttAAAACTAGTGATCTTCCTATAAGCTACGAAGATGGTTCAAACACCACGGCAGGGCATTAAACACAAGGACACATTATCAAGCATCTTTTTTGGTGTAGCAAGCATCCAATAAAGCAAGTCTTCTGAAAACGATTCTCATTCTTTTGGAGAACTTTACTGGCAATCTTTAAATAATGGTAAGTCATTTGAAAGGCCTAGTGAGAAAATCTACTGTTCTTGAGCCGTCTTTGTTGAAATTTCCCAGACCGAGACACGAGGCCAAGTCTCAAAGGTGCAACCGATGTTAGCATTTACTTCACTTTAGACTCTACACTCgctcttggagctggaagcCCAAATCTCACTCTGACATCAATTGATACATTGACCTGCCATGCCACAATGCCTTAATGGGGCGCTCGAGACCATTTCTTGTCAATGACATAGAGGATTTAGAGAATTTGATTAGATGTCTTGGTCAGTATTCGGGCTTTCTAGTTTAGTTGGTATACGTATCATCTTATACCAAGGCATAATGTCACGACTGCTTTGTAATAATACGGACACATAGGTTTGAAACGCAAGTGCTCTATAGCGTGTCAAAGGCGAGAAACATAGAACATATGAGCTCAAGCAGCTAACCATCTACACGGACAAAACATTGGTCATACCACTGTACTTCTCTTGAACATAGTTAGGTGTTGAGTTCTGATGAGCTTCCGCCAACAGATGTACTGTCCTTAAGTGTAGCCTTACAAAGTCATTAGATATTTCATTATATAAATTCTCATCATAATGGACgactataaatataattattgTCACACACTTACTTTTACTTCTTTGCGTCAGTTTCAATTACTCTCATCTGCTGTAGTAGCTACTCTTGCTTGCTTCATGTTACGTTGAAGCTCATTGCGGCTAAAAAAATGTAATTCTCAATTATCTCGTAAGATATCTCAAGTCCCAGTTCGCTTTAGTTGTCTCAGGATGATATTCCTTCCCTGCCCATGGATTTCCGCAAACGTGCAAATGCGCATAAGGCGTCCCGTCAAACATGACCCAAGCCCCTTCATCGCGGACCGTGTTTGGCAACCCATCCCGCTTCGAGTCAAATGGCCAAATGATCATGTAATGTGGTCCAATTGGAATTGCCGGGCTTGTGACATCCGATACACTAACACTGCTATGTTGATTTGCACCACACAGCATGTAGATCAGTCCTGGTGCCGTATTGGttggcttttctttgcctgCATAGGCGTCTTTGATCCATTGGAGACCTTGAGCGTCACAGCACATGGGCACGTTTCCAATGTGGTTTTCGTTGCCCGGAAAACACGTCCAACCATTTGTTCCTTCGCGTATGACTGTTATCTTGCGATCATGAGTCCATTCCGCTACAGTGGCGTCTTTGGTAACCTGGATAGGACCAGATGCGAGAGCCCTGTTGATTTTGCAGGAAAtagcttcctcttcctcgcttACAGGAGCATTGGGCTTTGCCGGGTCTGGTACACAGCACTGGAAAGCACTGGCATATACAAATGATGCCATATTGAACGGTGGCGTGAAGTTCAATGTCTGAGAGAAAGTTTTGTGAatagatatataatataatatacaGAAGTCGGCTATAAAGAGttgtgtgcgtgtgtgtttGTTTATATATGTGTATACATTTGCTATTTTGACAATGATTGAGACACCCAACACAACAACACCAAGACAGTACGCAAAAAAATCCCCAAAAAGGTTAAGTATTATCGCTGCTTCGTCTCCTCATCGGGTCGGTCGGGTCGGTCGGCTTATCGTTCCAAATCAAACGCAAAATCCATGACGCAAGAAAAGTAGCTCTTAGTTTCAGAAATTTGCCTTCTTCAGAATTAAGACGCTTGGTGGTTCGATCTACGATCGCATTCGAATCATGGCGTCATTTTACCTCGGCTTCAAGATTTCATTGAGATCTAGGTATAAGCTTGAGTTCTGAAAATCTGAATGACATTTACTTTGAATCTTTGGACAAGTAAAATTCATAGCACAGTTGCCAATAATGCAGATAGATGATCTAATCCTCAATTGAGCCGCTGTTGATATAGACAAGCTACATAATAACAAACATTCAACGATACAGAAATAAGTTAAATCACGGCACATGCTATGCACCGCGCATCTCGTTATATCTAGATGATTACCAATCATGCCGAAATTGGTAACATCAGTGGTAAAAGATCGCTCGTTTGATTAGTTTCAGTCTTCAGTGTGCTAGCACTGTTGGGTCGAAATCAGCCATGCTACCGAGGTATAGCACGGTAAGGGCATGCATCCGACCGAAAGTTAAACACGATAGTGACCGCTACCTTAGGTATCTCCCATCACGTCCACTGATTTGTTGAACCAAATCGGTGATTACAAACAGTAATGGCTCAAACCTGCACTAGCCCTGGGAACTAACGTGTGGTATGAATACACATACCCTACAAGAAAGCTTGGCTGTATCAACAACCGTAGAAGCAAAAACTTATCAATATCTTGGACTATTTTCCGAATTCTTGTACTCGTTGATCAACGGTGATCAACGGCCGCCTTAGTGTTAGCTGCATAGGCTCAAGATGGTCGTTGGCAAACCACGCGATACGCTCAAGTGACGGGAACATCTCTTGGATCCAGAAATGAGTCGTGTAACTACCGACAGGCGCGGGAAGACTTACTAGTTGAAGAGGTAGAGCTACATTTGTTGACGGAATTCGTCGCTGCCCAACGCCGAGCGTTGCCTCCAAGCGGTCTTGTCAAAGATGACTACCTTTTTGAATCGGCAACAGACGGTGGCAAAGTGCGAATGTCGGTTGTTTTCGAAGGAGATAAGAAGTCGCTCGTCGTCTTTAAAATGAAGTTCACAAGCTAGGCTAGAGACGAGCGAGCGATAGGAGATATCGCATCTTGACTTTCCACTCCTCCATTTCAGCAACTTTGCTCTCCAGGTCGGTCTTAtgctttccagcagcaggctgagcCTTATCCATTTTAGATTGTAGGTCTTGAATGATATTGTTCTTCAAGGCGATGTCTTTGTTTGAAGAATTCACCTGGTATTCTAGAGCCTTGTACTGTGCAGCAGTGAAAGAAGACTGGTGATGAGTTAAAGCGGCAACCTATTCAAACAGCTGGCCTTGTGTACTCCATGACAAGCATAACGTTCTCCGTAACCTTTTGATCAACGATTCCCGATAATAGCGACTGGGCCACTATGAATGTTTGTCTGGAAACTGGCAGAAGACATCACCAGGTGGTAAAACTAGGTTCATTGTACTGTAATCTAAATATTCTATTAAAACTAGCAGTCTATGTCATCTAAACGAGCGTAAGAAGTGAACTTATATCCAGCTGGGCTGAACGCGATCAAAAAAATGTCCTTCAACCCCCCCCAAGAATCGATCCACTGTTCATCGATCTTGTGTTGAATCGGCAAGCTAATACTCAAACCATTTCTGTTAGAGTACGACCATGATATTTGTCCAGGTTTTTATACTTGGCATAGATAGGTTCCAACTTCCTTGAGGCCCTCATTACCAACGCAAGTATGGCACCAAAATACATTTTCAGGATCAATAGCCTTTTTGATCTCGCTCAATCTCTCATAATTGGAGCCCCAGAAAGCTTTCTGGAAATTGGGCTCATTCCAGTAAGCCTGTATTCTTAGTTAGTGCTTCATCTAGCAAacacaaagagaagaagaaagtcaTGCCTCATTGAGATAAGCTCCCGAATCTGGAGCCAATTTGCGAAAAGCTTCGACTTGGACATGGTTAATACTAGATTCAACAGCGCTTCGCTTAATCTCATCGAGCGGCGACCACTCTTGGGAAGTGACTGCAAGGTGTCAGAGTCTCTTCAAATCATAATGCTGGGACAACACTATGTAATTGGACTTGCCTGCGTGAACCAGAGCTTTTCTCCATGCAGGGTTGATGGCATTACCGCCACCCCTTGGTTTGGCATCCCAAACGCCTGTTCCAGAGACCATGTATAGCCTTCCGCCAGCGGGCCCCAGAAAGTCAACTAGAGCATCGCTAAAGGCATCTTCTTTCAGTGTATCCGGCGGCAGAAGCCATGATCCGACCACCTTGTCCACACCTGCCCCCTTATCATCTGCATATTCGAGGAACATACTGTGAAAGTTGGGAAAGACGGTTGAGGATACCTTCGTCGTTATCTGACTAGGAAAATCCTTTTTAATCTGTTGAACATAGGGCTCAAGCAAGTTATCCAATGTAGTAGATGATGGGGGATCGTATATGGCGAAGACTGCTTCGAAGGTTGCCATATCCCCTCCGAGCCCTGCGGCGCTGGTATTGGGGTACAGGTACGTAAATGCCGCGACACTCGAGTTGGCTAGAGTGGGATATTGTGCTATCATATAAGCTACACTCTCCCAATAGGCCTTTGAGTTTGGTGTTGTCTCGATGGTAAAGTCGTATACCGCCATGGGCTTGGATGGGACCGTTCGAACAGTCACCTTGGTCAAGACTCCAAAAGTACCCCCGCCGCCCTAAATATGTCAGGAACCTTTGGAATAATGGGAAGAGCAGTTATTATTGAAGAACATATCACTTACACCTCGAACTGCCCAAAATATGTCGGTATTCTGACACTCGTTCGCCGTGATTATTTCTCCCTTGGGGGTTACCATCTCCACCTCATAAACCTGATCCGATCCGAGCCCGAATATGTTTGATATGGGGCTGTGGCCTCCACCAGTGAGGTACCCGCCCATGGTGACTTCTGGCCCCATTCCATCAACGATGGTCAGGTTGTATTGGTCCAAGTGAGAGTATATATCACTGACATACGATGCGGCCCCCGCAGTCACGGCCGTTGTTTTAATCGTAGTTTTGCAGCCCTTTGGCTTGAACTCGCTGTGTAATTCATATCCTCCGAACATATGTCTTGTCCAAATGGATAGAGAATGGGGTGCCGTAGATCTGTTTACTGAGTTAGATGTGGATCGCATGTCGGCATATTCATTCTCTTACCGCTTCAGATAGTCATGTCCTGATGCTTTGATGTTCAGTCTCACATTATACTTTCTAGCAAAGTCAATGGCTTGCTTGATATGGTCTGCAGTCGTTGCATTCACAACATAAACTGGATATCCCAGCCCACTGCACGGAGCATCTGCTGTTGGCAGACAGGAGTCGTTGTTCATATTGTTCCACGCCGTACTAACAGGATCGTCCTGATGGAAAGCGAACGAGCTCCATGATTTTTGTATGTCTGCGCAAGAGGTGTTGGATTCAGGGTCAGAGGAATGACAGGCCTGTGCTGGCGGCAGCGGATGTAACAAACGCCCCGATAGACTCTCGTTGAGATGATTCCATTCGGAGATGCTAGGCCAAGATGCATCATTCGGAGTGGATTTGCAAGTCGTCTTGGAAGCATCCACGCAGCAGAGTGACGAAAGATGAACGAACGCTTGTAGGACTGGCAGCAGTCTCAAGTGGTGgacaatcatcttcttcctatGAGAAAACtggaaggagagaaaagtagGAAATTATAAATTTGCCAATTTTGAGTATAAGAATAAGATTAATTGCAATGAAAGACAGAATAATATTGCAGCATCAAGCACGCATATCGCCAGTCTTATATACGCCTGTATACGTGGATGCTTGGACCGGTCTGCAACTCCGAACTGCGGATTCCGCAGTTTTCGCAGTTCGGCGTCCCGACCCAAGCCCGCGCCCCTTTCCATATTACGACGCGCAAGCAGGGACTTCGCCCCTTCATAGAGTAAGTAGGAATTTGTTTTATTTGTGCATTAAATTTATAACGTCAAGCTCGGACTAGAACTGCTATGGAAAAGCGGTGGAAGCCGGCGACGGCACTTTAATCTTGTTCGCCAGGGCAGGTAAGCCAGGGCAAGTTTGCTACGAATTCATCTTGTTTAGCTCTAGGCAAATGTCTAGGGACTGCGGTTGTTCTCAAATAATATCTAGCTGCTCATCTCCAATTTGGTTAAGATTGATATAATTATCCCACTCTTCCCACCACTGCGTGTTCAGCTCTGCGAGAGCCATGATTTCCTTGTTCTGCTCAGCATCGTCCCTAGAGCCATATTGCTGAACCtcgcttctttcttttcgcaCAATAGTTTCTGGGAGTCTCTCGGAAAAAGTTTCGGTAACCGTTTTCCATTGCTGCAGTGCCAACGGCTTTCCCGTCTTCGAGTCAATGTTCCTCTGGCGACATGCGTGAAAGATTGCGTCAAACATAACAGACGCTCCTAGCTTGTTTTTCACAGTCAGCTCGCTCATCCCTACAGGAACTCCTTGTTTCAGAGTATCAATAAGGGCCTCGATGTGAATAGCAGCTCGTGTGAGTTCTCTACGCTCCGGAAATGAATGGAAGATTTTGTGCGATTCTATAATTAAACCCATCGCTTTATTTCTCTGAGTGGGTGTGATTGCCATAAAAGTTGCCATGAACCTGAAGAGGAAAGTCGTCGCATTGAATAGTTCCGTAAAATATGGCTCAGGGATGGTTCTCAGTTGGCTATTGGGATGCAGATCCGAAACATGGTCCTGTCCAAGTTTCGTGAAGTGAGTGACGAGACTTGAAGCAGCGTCAAATGCTTTCAGAAGAATCGTTTGGCGAAAAATCCTCCAATGCGCATCTGAATTAGGATCTGTATTTGCTGGTAAGGTAAACGTTAGAGCAAAGACGTGCAATTTGGTATTGCACCACTCAATCTCTAATTCTGGTCCCCACGAGTCATGATTCGCCTCTTTGAGCTTGTTTAGCTGCTCGTTAAATATCTCAGTGGTCGAGAAGTGTAGAGCGCGGTCATCTATATTGCTTAGAGTGTCAATCGCGGAGACCGTAATCTTGATGATTGTGATTAGGACCTTCCACCATGGAGGAACTCGATTCGACGTGTTATTCAGAGCTTCATCAATGGACTTCATGTGCTGTTGCGATATTGACGAATGAAAGCCAGAAATTGCAGCAATTCTACAAGAGCTGTTAGTATTCGACCATTTCGTATGCATATCTCCACCAGTACTCACGAAGTTCCCACTCGGAAGCAACCTAGCCATGTCCAAGCCTGGTCCACCTCATCTACTTCACACTCAGGCACGAGGCCGAAGCCGGGCCACATGTTTTGCTGTCCACCTGAAGACAGGGGACTATTGCATTGCAGTTGCACC encodes:
- a CDS encoding uncharacterized protein (EggNog:ENOG41); translated protein: MSSPSSNPRIVTTTHDAAGTAIFGSDSEVPLFHPMGPAGSSFAVFDVRNAVPVNNTEPAQNHPNTIPRCPPNGAIFCISNIAPHFTVPMHRTLSLDYGVVISGEIVMKLESGEERTVKAGEFLIQGGVNHQWINRTDEICRICFVTLSAEKIKLVDGTELDEVAVKR
- a CDS encoding uncharacterized protein (EggNog:ENOG41); the encoded protein is MGRLSRGCLRCRQRRVRCDEGRPSCQRCIRRNEVCEGYRDESSLIFRHETDKVIEVSRAMQIVGPPNYTDSSHSSSRKRSLSVNASSASRQSSSFSSSLAPEEASGITMRNPQPWLKGPPAKFQPPLEEQAVDQFIDRYVLYPCNQTSSPGFLEHLPSMFKEVNVEGRYALRWAVQAAAYADAVSSNQKSKALASKALQCYGMALKALGESLSTPGKEPDDYDLMAVVVLDIFETLYTPNEVSKGSHVQGMAQLLRLRGRDLVYDPRGWSLFRLAHHRIQKHRLAYPISQVSETSNLLNELNNNEPSVRLEKNTNNILETCKRARTLLDLVTAGGIPASTIVDMIKELHSSDLEAVSWRQTSQWSFTSIAVSERPDLSSAAHGITETIQLHPDVWMAYEWNYHRTARIIFLQQLLQCSKAALEAPDLKEVDRQMLNNTIAECISTIQWLADEFLATVPQSLGDVNHMGWLHDSNDGPPRCRAIGGYLLLWPTRTVKAQTSATSVDQKARAQRVYEKIRECTGMKDLLGDKSII
- a CDS encoding uncharacterized protein (EggNog:ENOG41), which produces MASFVYASAFQCCVPDPAKPNAPVSEEEEAISCKINRALASGPIQVTKDATVAEWTHDRKITVIREGTNGWTCFPGNENHIGNVPMCCDAQGLQWIKDAYAGKEKPTNTAPGLIYMLCGANQHSSVSVSDVTSPAIPIGPHYMIIWPFDSKRDGLPNTVRDEGAWVMFDGTPYAHLHVCGNPWAGKEYHPETTKANWDLRYLTR
- a CDS encoding uncharacterized protein (EggNog:ENOG41) — protein: MFGGYELHSEFKPKGCKTTIKTTAVTAGAASYVSDIYSHLDQYNLTIVDGMGPEVTMGGYLTGGGHSPISNIFGLGSDQVYEVEMVTPKGEIITANECQNTDIFWAVRGGGGGTFGVLTKVTVRTVPSKPMAVYDFTIETTPNSKAYWESVAYMIAQYPTLANSSVAAFTYLYPNTSAAGLGGDMATFEAVFAIYDPPSSTTLDNLLEPYVQQIKKDFPSQITTKVSSTVFPNFHSMFLEYADDKGAGVDKVVGSWLLPPDTLKEDAFSDALVDFLGPAGGRLYMVSGTGVWDAKPRGGGNAINPAWRKALVHAGKSNYIVLSQHYDLKRL
- a CDS encoding uncharacterized protein (EggNog:ENOG41) — protein: MTRSSIKQASAPPLKRSEDPQVQVISPKLENVPIRQLWNVAYETLRQEDAALIEEYENKLQGSVVAGLSDNLQSKVNIQERMWAILQSKMDNVNKNKLKFGSSKVTVEDVSKLLLNVVNSANSFISQAVSASPPASIAWAGVSFLLPLFMNISAQSIALAEGLAYISSLIAQSQMREELYNKRYELQIGNHEDFQQSHHEYKAALERLYRQILKFQAKSCCYYSNTSALRHTLDAVNWNGWDQLVNDVREREKSFTAIEGLWRDMQNLEERLATESAESKKEREELLAWLLKSLGGGKELLAPYFGFMGKPALGNPF